The Clupea harengus unplaced genomic scaffold, Ch_v2.0.2, whole genome shotgun sequence sequence GGGATTTCTGCAGGGAATGTTCATAAGTAGAGAATAGCATGTTCTGAAGAATGGCCAGGAGGAATTTAACACGGGTTCTCTGccacccttttctctctctctcttctccctctcgccTTGCCTCttgtatctctcttctctctctcttctttttctctctctcttctccctctcgccTTGCCTCttgtatctctcttctctctctcttctttttctctctctcttctccctctcgccTTGCCTCttgtatctctcttctctctttcttctttgtgtctctcactttctcctctctctctctctctctctctctctccctctctctctctctgtctttactctccatcttcctctctcgttcactctctctctgttaatacaaatatttgtatatgaatatacactatatacataCTGACATGgataacattaaataaaatctaTTAATACGAATATACACTATATGCATACTAACATGGATAATAATGGGTGGAAATACAGAAAGTGTATCGCAGCGTGAAGGGTCATTCACTTCCTCAATTTGTGACATGACAACAGTTACTGCACAGCTAGTTGTGCCCAATGTGTGTGCTCTCCCAATAAAGATAGGAGCTTGTCTTCAAGGATTGATGCATAATCTGGTTGAATTGTTGGAAATCTATATTTCTAATTGAGGTGTAGTTATTGCATTCAGTGAGCCAGTGCTCCTCCCCCACTGCATTGCAAGCACAGCCTGTCCTCCTCAGGAGGTGAACTTGCCTGAgactctctctgttcctctctctgtgcctctctctctgtgtctctctctgtgtctctctctgtgtctctctctgtgaccaCGGTGTGTTCACTTGGCCTCGATGATGCTGATCATCGTCTGTGTTGGTAGCCTTTTACTTCTGGCAGATATGCTGCCAATTCATATTTAGTTTTAATATAAGTGTTTACTTAAAACAATCTAATTCGTTGAATTTGTTTGTTCAGTTTTGTTTAGCCAATATTGATGTTCATTTAGTATTGTTTTCTCAGTTTGGTTGATGTTTGCCAGTATCATGTCCAGATGATGTTTTTTGCTCAAATATTCAAAAGGGTCTCTCTGGGTCTTTTGTCCTCTGTAAAAGGGCACTATAAAGGCATTCATCTGGGTTTGAAAATATGAAGTGATAGCTAAATGTGTATGCCCTTTTCTGCTGTTAAGAGAGTGAGTCTCCCCAGCCCTGCCCTGCCAGCTAGATTAGAGGTGTTCGTGTGCACTCCCAGAATGCTCttacaaaaatacaaatttTGTCCCATAATTCATCATTTATTTCGTACATGGTGCCCCAAATTTCAGTCCTGTGTAACAAAATGAGCTTAATGGCAGAATTGATTTACAGCCACATTCTAATTAGAGGGTAATGATTTTCTAATTGCGTAACAGTTTTTGTTGTGCCTTGTCAGATAAGTCATCCATTGCTAATTCAAAATTGCCTATCGATGAAACTGCCAGGCCCAAGTAATTACAATGTGTCGTCTCCATCcctatccccccctctctctctctctctgtctctccatccctatccctatcccccatctctctctctctgtctctctctctctctctccatctctcaggtGCTGGACTGGTGCAGAGATGTGTGGTGGTCCAGAAGGATCAGTTGGGTTTTGGCTTCACTGTATGTGGGGAGAGGATCAAACTGGTCCAGAATGTCAGGCCAGGTGAGAcacgagcacgcacacacacacacacacacacacacacacacacacacacacacacacacacaacacacacacacacacagagaaagacacacatacacacagagttctTGGTGTTGTCTTTAATATGGTGTGGGGGTAGCTAGCGTGGGGCTTTAATATGGTGTGGGGGTAGCTAGCGTGGGGCTACATAGTAACCTTTTTAGGAGTCCTTGACCCATGTAAAGGTTGAATAAAGGGGTTCAAAtgtcaaacctctctctctctccctccccctttctcttctgcATAAGcaaactcattcattcactcaatcATACATGCACCTGTTTGGGTGGCAATGATTTAGCTAGTGGCagatacacacaagaacacccgacacacatgagcacattaTGTCAGAAGGTAAATGTGGACTAAATCATGTTCTCATTTTAGTAATGGCAGATTCCTATACAAACATCAACCACCCATCTTTTACCTCACCCTCTGGTGATGAACTGGGGATCACTTGTGTATTGCgtgaggctgggggggggggggggctttagaCTGCTTGGGGAACTGGTTTGAGAAGCTGGGAGGTGTTCTCTCATCAGCGTTTTGATTAGTCGCCCTGTGAACAAGGTTCAAGAGACGTGAGGCTGGTTTGTTAAGTTTTGGGGTCGGATGAGACGGCCATTTGGAAATAAGATTTTGGGAGTTGGCTCAATTTATCCTACATGTGTTTTTAAAAGGGATAGTGGCTGGCTGGGTTCAAATTGAATATGCTTTTTATGAATTGATTTATGATATTATGGGTttctgctggttgtgtgtgtgtgtgtgtgtgtgtgtgtgtgtgtgtgtgtgtgtgtgtgtgtgtgtgtgtgtgtgtgtgtgtgtgtgtgtgtgtgtgtgtgtgtgtgtgtgtgtgtgtgtgtgtgtgtgtgtgtgtgtgtgtgtgtgtgtgtgtgtgtgtgtgtgtgtgtgtgttgatgtaagCCGTGTGGTTGAGGGTTTGTTTTGGGCGTGTTATGATGGTTTAACTGTGTGAGAACGTATGAcaatggtttaataaaggaatgttaactcccctctctctctctctctctctctccgcctcctcTCATCCACAGGTGGTGCAGCGGTCAAGGCCGGCGTGCATGAGGGGGACCGGATCATCAAGGTCTGTCCGCCGCGCTCGACGTTAAACACCCTCGTCCTCCTCTTAAGAAcccgcccctcctcctctcctcctccttcccctttcGGTCTcctacgctctctctcacttttgctTCTCCTGTCTCCCCGCGCAGGTCAATGGCTCGCTCGTCTCGTCTATGTCTCACCAGGAGGTGGTGAAGCTCATCAAATGTGAGTATGGCCACGGCTGCTGCTCCGAGACTCCGAGTTTGGATGGAGATTTTGACGCTgatggtcgtgtgtgtgtgtgtgtgtgtgtgtgtgtgtgtgtgtgtgtgtgtgtgtgtgtgggagagaaactGGCTCCATCTTGTGCAGATGACTTCCTCATACTCTTGAGGGGTCACTTCCCTCTCTGGTCCttcactcctctttctccccgCTCTCTATCTGTTCATCTCCTCATTGTAGTGATTACTTTCACCcttctttgttttcatttctctctctctctctctctctctctctctctctccctctctgtcctttcttcTCTACtgtttctcccttctcctttttACTGCCTAAtcctttcagttcagttcagatcacatgacctccgTTGGTAGAACTGTTTGCTGTGACCATATTGAGACGAGTGCATTGCTAGAACATAAActaaatctccctctctctctctgtctcccactttcttcctcttttctccctttttttctttctttctctgtctctttctccctgactctccatctcccactctTGCTCTCCCcaacgccctctctctctctctctctctctctctctctctctctatttctttctctctgtctgtctctctctctctctctcccccattccctctccctctctctctctctctctctcccccccctctctctctccctctctctctctctctctccctccctcagctgGGACGTATGTGGCTCTGACCCTGCAAGGTCCAGCCCCCTCTGCAGCAGCCGTCCCCCTCAAGCCCCTCTACACCGACCTCCTGCCCAATCACAGGACAGCATCGCCGCCCCCGGCCccgcccctgcccccctccacaCCAGGCGGCTCCTTGCACAGAATCACCGGACCCAAACCGCTTCAGGTACACcgggcggacacacacacacacacacacacacacacacacacacacacacacacacacacacacacacacacagagtcatcgGACCCAAACCGCTTCAGGTACACcgggcggacacacacacacacacacacacacacacacacagtcatcggACCCAAACCGCTTCAGGTACaccgggcgcacacacacacacacacacaaacacacacacacacacagaatccccGAACCCAAACCGCTTCAGGTACACcgggctgacacacacacacacaaacacacacacacaaacacacacacatatacaaacattgCCATGATGACACAGGCgcgcccatacacacacacacacacacacacacacacacacacacacacacacacacacaaacaaatgtgcttGGCCATGGACATGATGACTCggacaaacacattcatgcaaagacacacacgcacacacacgtcgagatactgagacagagacacacatcttCCCGCAAGCATTTCCACACTGGAGACCCTGTATTGATCTTAGCTCTATATTACAGAGCTCAGGTATTGATCTTAGTGATTGGGTAATGTGAGCGTATATTACAGAGCTCAGGTTGcaaatgtaagtgtgtttgaacatgtgggtgtgtgtgtgtgtgtgtttgaacatgtgggtgtgtgtgataagttaTCAAACAGATTAGTGCAAATGAATTGGTACACACCAATGCAGTCCACTCTCCCTGCTGTAACCCTTTTAGTAAGGAACACATTGTTAAATGTTTTGGTCTTTCAGTGTTCATGtaatctcattgtgtgtgtgtgtgtgtgtgtgtgtgtgtgtgtgtgtgtgtagcagacttTATGTAAGACTTTGTAAGCTAAGTAAAGAAGCTGAGCAATGCAAcgacattgcttcaggagcatggaggggaggagtgtatttgattggctgttgggcTCAAATATCTACAGCCTTTGGCCAGGATTTAGGACTGTACCCTTAACGTACACTTTGCATTCCCTTTTTCTTCTCTACCCTTCTCCCTTAGGACCCAGAGGTACAGAAGCACGCCTCTGAGATCCTCAGGAAGATGCTGGAACAGGAAGAGGCGGAGCTTCAGGTATCTGCTGTTCAACTCAAATTGACCAATGGGCGCAGTGCCAGTCCAGTGGATCTGACCAATCAGCAGCAGGGTTTCTAGATAATTGACAGCGGTTAGCGCAGCTGGTTTTGTGAGTGTACTCTGTGTGATCaagctgtgtgttgtttggcCGGCAGGACTTGCTAGAAGAGTTGTCGCGGAATCCCACCCCTTCCTTGGAGGAGCGAATAGGGAGTGCGAAGAGGCGGGCCCATCAGGTCCGAGGCAAACTTCATCAGGATCTGGTGGGTTtccagttgccatggtgactgtTGGTACATTTCATTGTGTGGCCTGATTTGGGCCAGATCCGTTGTTGACATGCTAGCTGGGATGTCTTTTTCTCAATATccatcttccttcctctctcgctctctccctttctctctctctctctctctctctctctctctccctttctctctctctctctctctccctttctcaggATGGAAAGCGATCTGAATCAGTGACAAACTATTTCACCGCAGGAGAAGGTGTGTATGCCTTGTCCTTTCTCTTGGCACCcttactttatgtgtgtgtgtgtgtgtgtgtgtgtgtgtgtgtgtttttgtgtgtgtgtgcgtgtgcttgagtgtgcttgagtgtgtgtgttatctttgGGTGTTTAACTTTCTGGCTGTGTTGGCAGGGCGACTATCGGTGGAGTCCAGTGAAGGAGACTTTGAGGTGAGTGCAAATTGAAGTGCCAAAACAGATGGAtggtgtttttgtgcgtgtgcgtctgcgcgtgtgtgtgtgtgtgtgtgtgtgtgtgagagtgtgagagtgagagagaaaaaaaaagttgcctGTCATCCCGTACCTACTCCTGTCTGAGAATATGGTTACTGCAGGACATCAATTATCAGCCCCATGCATGAGAATGACAGGAAGAgatgggaaaaagagaggaagaccctgtgtgtgtgtgtgtgtgtgagagagagagagagagagagagagagagagactgtgtgagagagagagagatagagagagggagactgagagagaacgagagagagagagagagagagagggatgcagagagggagaatcagtgtgtgtgagagtgagagaagccctcccctcaccctccctggtgttgcaggtgtgtgagagcccccactcctccccctcctgctcctccctccGGATCCCCCTGCACCGGAGACAAGGctccgacacacacagcacccctgagccggtgagacacacacacacacacacacacacagacattcatacacatacagtaacacacatacgcacacatatgcacacagcacTCTTGAGCTGttgagactcaacacacacacacacacacacacacacacacacatacacacaggtacacacacacacaggtacacacacacacacacacacacacacacacacacacacacacaggtgcacacacacacacagagacattcatacacaggcacatattcaattactctctctcacacacacacacacaaacaaacatatacacacacagcaccccagAGGCAATCTCACAGCGTAtggacacgaacacacacatgttcagtcACTCAAGCGCATACACGAACAAGCACGCAAAGCATGCCATCCTCTTGGTAGTGAGTcgctacacacatgcacactcaagcatgaatacacacacacacacacacacacacacacacacacacacacgcacactacatacacacacacgcacactacacacacacgcacacacacacacacacacaagcatacaagcATGAATACATATGTTCATACTCTAACAGGTAAGATACACCGGCCCACTTCAAGttcataagacacacacacacacacatacttgcagacacacactcacaacacagtaagactgtcacacacacacacacacacacacacacagaacatacccCATCTGTCACACATTGACACGCTGCTTCCTATATGAATGTGACCATTAACTCTTCCCCTGCCAGGGTGGGAAGGCCCAGATCATTGgcccagaggaggaagaggaggatgaggatggataCACTTTCAACGAGGTGAGCGagcctccttcctcccctcagCACTACCATGACTGTCTTCATGTTCATCGCagaaaaacactacacacacactcacacacacacacacacacacacacacacacacaacggatGGAGACACAAATTAGCTTCACTTTCACTCCCGTTCTCTTCTGTTGTTTGATTTCATACTCTTGAACTCTAGGGTTATCTATTTTCTAttgcactcttcctctctttctttctctgttcacGTCTTTCTCTGTAATATTCCTTCTCTGTTCATGTCTTCAATGTCGCttgaccctctctctcaattcaattaaattcaattcaaagaagctttattagcatgaatgttttcaacactattgccaaagctgattcaatacatacatattacatacacatacagaaggacaaatataatgaacagagttgatttaaaaaataaataaataataaacaataaacataacaataaacaataaacatacagttAGTTTGGCATTCTGTGGCCTTAATGGCTGTCCCTCAGGTTATGGCAGGCTGCCACATATCCGGCAGCTAGATTGGCCAAATCCCTGTCTTCCCCAAGTATGTATGGCAATTTTGCCTCGCCTGTGAGAGTTTGAAAGCCTGGGATGACCAGATTGAACCTATCAAATGAACCTTTTCTAATGGTTTCATATTTGTGGCATTCCGTGAGGAAGTGTACCTCTGTCTCCACAGCCCCCAGACTGCATTGTGAGcatagcctctcctctctgggcagccaggtctgcctgtgtctgcctctttcaATGGCGAGGTGGtgctcactgagtctgtacattgtcaaggttttcctgagttttgtgtcttttactgTATTCAGGTAAGTAGCTGTTGAGTATTCACGTTTTAGGGTCAAataacattgtaatttagattgTGTTTTGGTTGCTTCTTTCCAATAGGtaatataattttctttttcagtgtttgtaattTGGTTGGGTCTAATTTTCCTGGCTACTGAGTCATTGTCCTGAGCCTCAGTGATGAGATTTGGTGCTAGGTCACTAAGTCTCAGGACAAGTTGGGTAAGGGGGCTCCTCCCTATATTCAGCTCTTGGCATTTCAGTGCTTGGtagtggagtgagtgggggtcgctcatttttaaatgttgccaAAATTTGACAGCTCTTTTTTGAATATCAATAATTAGggggtattggcctaattctgccctgcacGCATTGTTCGGTGTCTTCCTCTGTACCCGGAGGATGcttttgcagaactctgcatgcagGGCTTCGGTTGGATGTTTGTCCCAATTTGAAAAGTCACCTTTTGTTGctggaccccacacctcacagCCATACAGTGCAATTGGTTCAATTACTGATTTGAATATCTTAAGCCAAGTTCAAATTGGTATATCTAATTTAACCCTCTAatccccatagcggccgccgacggcatgttagaatttccccatagcggccgcggccggccgtaacttttaaagacacagtttttatactacaacattaattcatgaaataatactccgctagtggatacatgaacatcttacttttattttgaaaccggaaattgggtatgctgtcattgacttttctgaagtatttgttaactaaacttcgctactgacagatggcctgaggattacagtgtctcttgcagtaaaggctagcaatcagagacgtctgcatctgttctcactggatgagaccgtatttgtgtgcaccaaagacgacgactcatcacgtttgtatgacagtgacgaccatgtttgaaaaatcaaaattaaaaaacgtattaaaaatagtaatattagtatcctcctgtttttttctgactagctaactctctagtaacgtcttcgtatggcggtcactgagaagtgttggtttacaactagcaccagcctcatcgttctccaaattgataagatttgaatggattgtaaacccatgacacttttatttcccgagatatgtaacatttaattattgatcTTTGAGGGACGTTCAAAAAAGCTAATTTTCACGTTacctcacttgtggaaatgacggTCAATTCGTGACTTTCGCAACCTATGAAGCAAGCACCAGCGTCTGTGGGTGAGagctattttgtgcacaaataacgacgacatgggtaatcggctgtgttttctgtttgtcagaagaaaatgtattttaaaatttggatcgtcatctcaattttcatgacaagttttccagctattttgctagctatctacattgactgaggtaacgtaagtctgaggagttcgagccagtcaggagttggttgatagctagctagtgactgcataagcctcattacttactaaactgatcagatttagataaataacatgtatagtaaaaaagaaaactgtgaaaatgggtcactttttttattctcacttctaattattttttgttcgtctctactagttattcaaacctccattcttttttgagctgtaagctcatggtaacaacagtagctaaagacaatcaatagcaagataaccatttataatatatttaaaacctcatattggaaaggcattcagcagattattcgacaaccagctagtaatatgttgtgatgttaaattttaagctggtacagcttttaagctgtagaaagccaatcacaatgaaatcagtgctcatataggaccatagtataggacatcaatactacataaaatgtatagtagatgtgcagtagctagtccgtatgtagttcacactgggatattgagccgatgatgtgacagaaaacaattgacagaaaaatggaggaaacacgaatggcttccactgtgatggcttacaataatgggatagttttttcttttatgcgtcaggatgtcaggtgttccagctcatctgagagtagagaagtgagtgagggtgctgtggcagcagagaggagtgaggacatgggggagaggaacagcgagaggcctgatgagcgtagggaagcttcagtaggacagagtaggtttctcactaaaggaattgaaggacaaaagttgtccgcatacaagtggtggtgtttgtataggttgtctgacataagatccattactaccctctatcccaaaccaaataatcatctgccacacaccccttgttgcctatttatacattgaatgataaacagtatcctttcagggagtcatagagacaccagatcttaataccccatctgacatgtttcttaggcatatactgtttccaaagtaacatgccgtcaattttaatcatggcctcacctactgagagatttttccatggtcgaagaagttttaggacgttctcctggaggacacacattacagttttttccaatcacttttaaacttgtgtcaataccatgtacactttttccaaaactcttcacacagtgagcttaacagacacacacctcagcatatcagttaacctttggtgcaaaatgcactacaaccaccaaaacacttcatacttcacccaaaagtgagtcatgccgtaactttagcaaatgttctctctcagagtacaatgacctagaaaacactaaacactaaacacttgaagcattgccaattgcatatataacatgttgctgtatcctctagattggcatagatagtaggtttgcattgcaaaaaggagaaaaaacacacaaaggcaaaaacttctttggactacagtaaatattgttatattacagtgaacaaacaattctaaaatgctgcaatatgtgtcattatgcatatgctaaaattgcacgtgttactgcactatataggtagcctgacgatgtcatactcataattctagtcagaatatgagtctgagaccgctccgttgggctgtgattatggggcgtgtttcaaccgaactaggaaaaaaaggcctcttcgctcaattggataggcctacaaccaatcagagcaacgtagtatgaccataacgtagaccatggggccagctgatacattaaacttttacaggatcccgtaggaaggacggcaaaaacatcttttcgatcgacaaatgccttgatcgcgtttctctgttcctctttaaaaatgaatgtgctgtcaatgtcttctaaaacagactcgaatttccacatttcagctctccaacggcagccatgtttgttgaaaacgaattcaccccaaaagctctttggtgacgtggttgattacgttagggttgatcatctgtccatcatcgtataaagcccgccctgacaatttgattggtctatatctcctcacagatttttgtgaggagataatttctccccaacggagcgacaccagaccgaacttcccgaccaaataatttgtgggcgtggctaagttcgtctggcatccaggctactatataggcttactacaggacaacaaaaaggcataaatatgctaagtatttactgtagtattttccaatatttacatacatcaacacaagatacagtctaccaaagtactgtaataccactagaattctactgtagccctaatgctgatccattctgtcctctgtatttggtgtcaaactttgacatgtttgaacttcaaatttacggtaacattctcctttgcattgcatcttggaaatacaaCAATCCAAGCTAACATgtacagtaatctaaattactgtaagttaggttttaaactgaaagttaactgttttgaatagagtatctaaacatcggcaaaaaatgctgtagttgcacagcgttttgctggtagtgaaccttgactgagacaggtatccatgaatttcggaagaagtggtcattgactgcatttgtatataagcataggggcaagtatccacagtttggttcacatagtctactggtatgctcgatgtgttaagtgttttgggaatgtgtacatggtattgagacgagtaaaaattattggaaaaaccgtaagaacaaacttttctgttggtttgtagataccagttttgtgtggcaagattggcaggtgtgataagtggtacagtggttagtgttgttggctaacaagtagctgacctgggctCAATCCCTGGGCaatgaaaaattatattgtaagtcactttggatatacatttttgttgtagttccctttttgggtcactttgtctcgttgatggcccatgaatttcatatgcagccgtaatagtgggaaaatgtcttcagtgacacttacatctatattttacacacatgtacatttcaacacaaatgctgtactgcagtatagtttgcagcaaggctgcaaacaaacaaaacaaagatggaaactaaatacatttatgaatattagtaaaaaactaaatctgtcttatttcaagtgtataatttcatttgtctgtgaaaatacagcatctttccatctacagtgatctaaattgtgtctggttttgaactgaaagttaactgttttgaacagagtatctaaatatctgcacagcgttttgctggtggtgaacattgactgagacaggtatccatgaattttggaagaagtggtcattgactgcattttgtatctaagcaatggaaaagtatcccatttagttcacatagtctactgatatgctggatgtgttaagtgttttgagaaagtgtacatggtattgaacaaagtgtgaaaatgattggaaaaaactgtaatggtctcactttctgaagcttgtcacctgagtctgctatccttgggtttgaacagggtacgtatctgcataactcctcatacctatttcgtggcatggtgtctgccacataggacacttgtaaggctggatcagatgaacagtagtcaagataagagggtaaatgatggatacccatgtggatgtttattcccacaaacaccttcacctcttccacaaatgtattgcaccaggatgcatttgaagaggcatagaggttggtgttttccaccaaattagcaaaaatgttggttatctatatggtttagtagtgttaatatttaaatattaagtttaatatctatttatttatttacaaaatataaaacaaatactaattaaacacattaagatgatattaaatgtaataaataggtctgcagtacggttcaaaacgtatgaatttgaactttagggtgtatgtaaagctatgtattttaatatttgtagatgtcactaatacatatttgatatcatattaacaaacaatttatgccctttcaaacaaaacaaacttgtaattgtaatttttcttttgttttctaactgtaactgtttgtttacagaataacaaaaaatacaggaat is a genomic window containing:
- the LOC122130099 gene encoding rho guanine nucleotide exchange factor 11-like isoform X3 — its product is MSVRHPTSTLDRLSSLTIGDSERKASAGQQKDPLPDITTEGTGAGLVQRCVVVQKDQLGFGFTVCGERIKLVQNVRPGGAAVKAGVHEGDRIIKVNGSLVSSMSHQEVVKLIKSGTYVALTLQGPAPSAAAVPLKPLYTDLLPNHRTASPPPAPPLPPSTPGGSLHRITGPKPLQDPEVQKHASEILRKMLEQEEAELQDLLEELSRNPTPSLEERIGSAKRRAHQVRGKLHQDLDGKRSESVTNYFTAGEGRLSVESSEGDFEVCESPHSSPSCSSLRIPLHRRQGSDTHSTPEPGGKAQIIGPEEEEEDEDGYTFNEVDGPFQDLELLKSRPAHMTVFMRYVFSQLLDPNPLLFYLSVEAYLGSSTKDARNLAPQICSHFLDHDAPLKIKAREEYLTDIESRLQAQEDIRGPLSELQQQVLPDIQDQIQDYRSKQMMGLGSLFGESDLQQLDGDPAKERQVVERQVTALWEILSKHEEDRR
- the LOC122130099 gene encoding rho guanine nucleotide exchange factor 11-like isoform X1: MSVRHPTSTLDSVSRAAVKKQTHLPSPFAAWLSSLTIGDSERKASAGQQKDPLPDITTEGTGAGLVQRCVVVQKDQLGFGFTVCGERIKLVQNVRPGGAAVKAGVHEGDRIIKVNGSLVSSMSHQEVVKLIKSGTYVALTLQGPAPSAAAVPLKPLYTDLLPNHRTASPPPAPPLPPSTPGGSLHRITGPKPLQDPEVQKHASEILRKMLEQEEAELQDLLEELSRNPTPSLEERIGSAKRRAHQVRGKLHQDLDGKRSESVTNYFTAGEGRLSVESSEGDFEVCESPHSSPSCSSLRIPLHRRQGSDTHSTPEPGGKAQIIGPEEEEEDEDGYTFNEVDGPFQDLELLKSRPAHMTVFMRYVFSQLLDPNPLLFYLSVEAYLGSSTKDARNLAPQICSHFLDHDAPLKIKAREEYLTDIESRLQAQEDIRGPLSELQQQVLPDIQDQIQDYRSKQMMGLGSLFGESDLQQLDGDPAKERQVVERQVTALWEILSKHEEDRR
- the LOC122130099 gene encoding rho guanine nucleotide exchange factor 11-like isoform X2; amino-acid sequence: MSVRHPTSTLDSPFAAWLSSLTIGDSERKASAGQQKDPLPDITTEGTGAGLVQRCVVVQKDQLGFGFTVCGERIKLVQNVRPGGAAVKAGVHEGDRIIKVNGSLVSSMSHQEVVKLIKSGTYVALTLQGPAPSAAAVPLKPLYTDLLPNHRTASPPPAPPLPPSTPGGSLHRITGPKPLQDPEVQKHASEILRKMLEQEEAELQDLLEELSRNPTPSLEERIGSAKRRAHQVRGKLHQDLDGKRSESVTNYFTAGEGRLSVESSEGDFEVCESPHSSPSCSSLRIPLHRRQGSDTHSTPEPGGKAQIIGPEEEEEDEDGYTFNEVDGPFQDLELLKSRPAHMTVFMRYVFSQLLDPNPLLFYLSVEAYLGSSTKDARNLAPQICSHFLDHDAPLKIKAREEYLTDIESRLQAQEDIRGPLSELQQQVLPDIQDQIQDYRSKQMMGLGSLFGESDLQQLDGDPAKERQVVERQVTALWEILSKHEEDRR
- the LOC122130099 gene encoding rho guanine nucleotide exchange factor 11-like isoform X4, which produces MSVRHPTSTLDSVSRAAVKKQTHLPSPFAAWLSSLTIGDSERKASAGQQKDPLPDITTEGTGAGLVQRCVVVQKDQLGFGFTVCGERIKLVQNVRPGGAAVKAGVHEGDRIIKVNGSLVSSMSHQEVVKLIKSGTYVALTLQGPAPSAAAVPLKPLYTDLLPNHRTASPPPAPPLPPSTPGGSLHRITGPKPLQDPEVQKHASEILRKMLEQEEAELQDLLEELSRNPTPSLEERIGSAKRRAHQVRGKLHQDLDGKRSESVTNYFTAGEGRLSVESSEGDFEGGKAQIIGPEEEEEDEDGYTFNEVDGPFQDLELLKSRPAHMTVFMRYVFSQLLDPNPLLFYLSVEAYLGSSTKDARNLAPQICSHFLDHDAPLKIKAREEYLTDIESRLQAQEDIRGPLSELQQQVLPDIQDQIQDYRSKQMMGLGSLFGESDLQQLDGDPAKERQVVERQVTALWEILSKHEEDRR